The Leptospira paudalimensis region ATCAAAAATCAATAAAGGAACAAAAAGATGAATTATTTAAATAATATGAAAGTGAAATCAAAACTGATTTTAGGATTTAGTGCTCTCGTTTTGATTATCCTGATCAATACAATGATTGGGCTCAATTCACTGAATCAATTAAATTCAACCTTACATGAGATTGTAAATACACATTCTAAAAAAGTACAACTATCCGAACAATTAAGAGCAAAGTTCATTTGGATGATACGCGAGGAAAAAAACTTAATACTCGCAACGAGCGAAGAAGAACAAAACAAACGTTTGAACATAAGAGCTGGTCTCGAAGTTGATTTTACAAAAATCAAAAAAGAATTTTATGACTTACTAGACCAAGATGAAAAAGCGAAAGTACCTGGATTAGAGAAACAATTAGAAGAATGGTATGCAGCTTATGCTGTCACCAAAAGTATGGCTTTACAATTTAAAGCAAAAGAAGCACAAGCAAACTCTTCCACTAGAGGAAGGGCAGCGGCCATGGCTCTCGACAAAACCATGGAAGACTTTGCCATTTTGTCAGAATCGAAAATGAAAAATGCCTATGAGAATGCATCGAAAGCTTATAATTTTATGGTTCGATCCTTTACCATCCAATTAATTGTATCATTTGCAATCGCATTCATCGTTGCCTTTTGGATTATCAGAAGTATCACCAAGTCATTGAATGCTGCTATGGAAATTGTAGGTATGGTCACAGTCGCATCCGAACAAGTTTCCTCTACCGCGTTTTCCTTAAGCCAAGGAGCAAGCGAACAAGCAGCTTCTGTGGAAGAAACAACAGCTTCCATCGAGGAGATGTCAGCCTCTGTCTCACAAAATGCAGAATCAGCAATAGAAACTAATAATATTGCAGGCAAATCAGCAAGTGAAGCTGTAATTGGCCAAGAGTCGGTTTTAAAAACTTTAGAAGCGATGAAAAACATCTCTTCTAGAATTAAAATCATTGAAGAAATTGCTTATCAAACAAACTTACTTGCGTTAAATGCTGCCATTGAAGCAGCTCGTGCTGGAAAACATGGAAAGGGATTTGCTGTTGTTGCTGACGAAGTTCGTAAACTAGCAGAACGAAGCCAAGTAGCTGCACAAGAAATCAACCAATTGTCAACCAACAGTGTCTCACTTGCCACAGAAGCAGGTAGGATCATCGAACAAATTGTCCCAAGTATCAACAGAACGGCTGAACTAGTTTCTGGAATTGCCGTCTCTTCAAGAGAACAATCTGCAGGAATTTCACAAATTTCAATGGCTATGACACAGATGGACCAAACCACTCAAGTTTCAGCATCTGCATCAGAAGAATTGGCTGCAACTTCCAACGAATTAAAGGAACAAGCAACTCATTTGATGGAAATCATGGAATCTCTTGTGAAACTGAATGTGAAACAATCAGTAAGTTCCAAAAAAATCAATTCCTCTGAATTAAAATCGATAGCAAGTGAATTTGGAAAAAATTCAAAAGTTGGATTTGGCAATTCCAATGGAGGGAAATCAAAATCTACTCACGATTTGAAACATGAAACAAATTTAACTGAAAAATTTTAACCATCAATATGAATAGAGAAGATCTCTTACTCGGATTCATCCAAGAAGGTTTCGAATTGATAGAGGATTGTGAAAATGCAATCCTTGCCATCGAAGAAATCCAAAACTCACATGGAAACTTTGATGAAGAACTGATGAACAATTTGTTTCGTTCTGTTCATACATTTAAAGGTTCTTCTGGACTTCTCAAATTAGAAACTCTAGTCAAGTTAACGCATGAAGCTGAAACATTGATGGATTTACTCCGAAACCAAAAACTTTTGCCATCTGATGAGTTAACACAAGTTCTAATCGATACATTCGATCGTATGCGTGTTTTGTTATCTAAAGTTGAAACATTAAAATCAAATCCGGAAATGGATCCACCAACGGAAACGCAGATCCAAGCATTACAAGGTGAGATCAATAAACTGAAACAACATTCGGTTGTGGAAACAGTTTCAGAAAAACCCAAAAAAGAGAAAAAAATATACGAGATTTTTGACGAAGCAGAACCACCGAAGGAAACTAACAAACAATCGAATGTATATGAAATCTTTGGTGAAGAAACAAACCAAACTGTTCATAAAAACAAAAAATTTGAAATTTTTGAGGAAGAACCAAAACAAACCCAAACAGAAGTTGCATCAAGTAACTCCAAGGTAGAACGTTTAGGCGATCAAAATAAACCTGTTATCTCCAATATACGCAAAGAAATCAAAGTCGCAAATGATAAGTTAGATTCACTTTTAGATTTAGTGGGAGAACTTGTCATCGCCGAATCAAATGTAACCCAACATCCAACGATTAAATCAATTCGTAACGAAAGTTTAAATTCAGCACTAACTCGATTTCATAAAATACTTTTAGATTTGCAAGAAGTTGCATTTTCCACTCGGATGATTCCTATTTCTGGTGTCTTCCAAAAGATGTCACGTTTAGTAAGAGACCTGCAAAAACAATCTGGTAAAAAAGTACTCTTACATATCAAAGGGGAAGATACTGAAATTGATAAATCCATTGTTGATCTAATTGCAGATCCAATTGTTCATATCCTTCGAAACTCTATCGACCATGGTTTAGAATCTCCTGAGGATCGAATGAACCGAGGAAAATCTGATACAGGGAATATTTTTCTCAGTGCCAGACAATCAGTGAATGAAGTTTGGGTGATGATTCGAGATGATGGCCGAGGTTTAGATAGAAATAAAATATTAGAAAAGGCTAAACAAAATGGACTTATCTCTGGAGATACTTCGTCACTCACTGACCAAGAGGTTTTCAATTTAATATTTTTACCTGGTTTATCCACTGCAAAAGTTGTTTCTGATATCTCTGGTCGTGGTGTTGGAATGGATATAGTCCGCCAAAACATAGTCAAACTAGGTGGAAAAATTGAAATCCATAGTCAGTTTGGAGAAGGGACAACAATTGTTTTACGTATCCCTCTATCCTTAGGTATCATGGAAGGAACTGTTGTTAGAGTTGGTCAGAAATTTTTTACAATCCAAACGATTGAATTACGCGAATTCGTAAGCCTTCGAGACAAAAAGGAAATCGAATTAGATGAAGGACAAAAGGTCTTAGACATTCGAGGTACTTTTATTCCTATTTTTAATATCAATCAAATCCTCAATCACAAAGAACAGATCATTTATGATAATGAAGATCCGTTGATGATCATTCTCGAATATGAAAGAAAACTAATTGGAATCAGAGTCGATGAAATCATCGGAAATCAAAATGTAGTGATCAAACCTTTAATGGGAATTATGGAAAATGCTCAAGGTGTAAATGGATTTACTATATTAGGAAATGGAAACGTCAGTTTAATTTTAGATGTTAAATCGATTTTTAGCAAACTTGAATTAGTTGGCGCATCATGATCAAACTGTTGATAGTGGATGATCAAAATATTGTGAGAAATGTTCTTTCTGATACGTTTAAAGATGATCCAACCATCAAAGTAATTGGTACAGCAGCAAATGCAAATGAAGCACAAAAACTAGTCGAATCATTACGTCCTGATGTCATTAGTTTGGATGTTGTGATGCCAGGTATGAGTGGAATAGAATTTTTAAATTGGCTTATGCCTAAGTACCCTACTCCTGTGATCATGTTAAGCACATTTACACAATCTGGAGCAGATGCAACTCTTGCCGCACTTTCTAATGGAGCTGTTGATTTTGTCCAAAAACCAGACGGAAGTGAATCTGATTTTTTACGTATGTTAAAAGAACTTACGACTAAAATCAAAAAATATGGAACTGAAGTCAAACTTCAAAAACAATCCTTATTTGCAAAAACAACAAAACTCAAATTCAATGAAGAGAAAAATAATCGTATCAAAATCATTGCTATTGGTGCATCCACTGGTGGCACACAAGCCATCGATTATCTTTTAAGTCGATTACCTACCAATTTACCTCCAATTGTGATTGTCCAACATATGCCAGAGTATTTTACAAGTTTGTTTGCAATGCGCCTAAAAGCAACAAGTGGTCTAAACGTAATAGAAGCATCAAATGGTGACATTTTAGAAACTGGTGGAGTTTATTTAGCTCCTGGTGACAAACATCTTTTAGTTAGGCGGTTGGCCGGAAAAATGTATCTTGAACTTGAAACTTTCGAAAAGGTATCAGGACATCGACCTAGCGTTGATGTTATGTTTGATTCCATTGCAAAAGGAAAGATGGGGAATCATTGTGTAGCTGTCATTTTAACTGGAATGGGAAGAGATGGTGCATCTGGCATTAAAAACATTCGGACAGCTGGAGGGTTCACAATTGGACAAGATGAAAAATCGTCAGTTGTTTATGGAATGCCAAAGGAAGCATTCCTGTTAGGTGGCATCAGCCATCAAACTCCATTAGTTGATATTCCACAAAAAATCATTCAAATTTTAGAAACATAACAAGGAGTCAGATATGGCTAAAAAAATATTATTATGCGACGATGCACCAACAGCACTTAAACTAATGGAGTTAATCCTTTCAGGTGAAGGTTATGAAATTTACAAAGCTGAAAATGCAGAACAAGCAATGCTCTCGTTAGAAGCAAATGGACCATTTGATGGTTGTGTCTTTGATATCAACATGCCTGGTAAAAATGGTATTGAATTATCAAAAGAATACTTAGCTCACCCAAAAGGACAAGGTGGAAAAATATTAATCGTTTCTACGGAATCAAGTGACTATCTAAGGCAAGCAGGTAAAGACGCAGGTGTAAAAGCTTGGATCGTTAAACCATTTGAAGACGAAGACTTGATTGAAGTTCTAAATAAAATTATTGGTTAAACGTATATATCATAGTTTTCTTTAACATTCGTTCTTTGACTTTCGTTTCAAAATGTCTTTCTTGGACCGAAACATCTCCAATTGACTGTGGATTTAACTTGGTGATATAGACATCAAAGGAATCAGTGTGAAAGGAAAGTTTACGATAGAACTCACCACCAATGTCTTGGCTTGCGATTGGAATTTTTTCATAGTTTAAATATTCCGTCACAAATTGAATATTTTTGGGTCCTGCCGTAAAATTTGGAAATAATGGTGATTGGGTTCCACCGAAGATCTTTGCCTTTAATTCAAATCTTGGGATCTGTCGTTTCACAAAAAAAGAAATTAGATTTTCCATCGAGTTTTCACCATATCTTAAACTCTTTTGTTCTTCTTTTACATTGGAAACTTTTGGCAATAGAATATGATTAATGGCTGAGAATTTCGTATGTTCATGGAATAGACAAACAGATACACAGGATCCCAAGATGGTTCGTATCTCGTGGAATCCATTGGAAAAAAAAGTTTCTCCTATATTCAGGTAAACAATTGGTTTCACTTGTGTATTGGTACTGTTAGTAGATGTACTCATCAAAAAATCAAACAGGAACCAATCAAAATTTGATTCCTTTGACTCAAAATTGAATCGTAAGCAAACATTGAAAGTACTTCTTTTCCAATAAATGAAAGAAAACGAACTTTCAATGTTTTAAAAGAATTGGATGGATTTGAGTTCGATGAAACCTTTATTTCTTAGCCGAAATCATTTCATTCACTTTGTACATTAACAAAATTGTACAAACAATCGCTGTCGCCACCACATAACCTAAAACTTCATATCGCTCTAGATAACCACTCGGAGTTTGGATGACTATGAGTCCAGCAACCGAAGCTGCAATTCCACCTGATATCTGTTGGATGGAAGAACTAATCGCCATAAAAGCCCCTCGATCATGTAGTTCTGGAACCGCTGAATTCATTGCATTTGCAGATATCATTCTGGCAGCAATAAAAACAAATAATAGTGAATTGATAATAATCACCGTCGGGAGTGGTGTCACTTTTAATCTAGTAAAATAGAGGATAATGATCGCTGCAATTGTTGAAGCTCCAAAAAACATATTATATTTTCCGATCGAATCACTCAACCTTCCCATGATTGGGCCACCCAACATCGAAACTATACCCGTTACCATATAGATGAAAGGTAAGTCTTCTAGTCTAACACCTAAATTGTGAACGGAAAATGCAGAACCAAACGGCATCAACATAAATCCACCTGTCGCAAGTAAGGTGGTTGCGATAAATGCAGGCAAATATCTTGGTTGTGTTAATGTAGTTACCAAATGGTGGAAAGCATGTGTATCTGTTTTGTTATCTAAATGTTTTGTTACAGGTTTTAGAAAAAAGAAGATAAAAAACCCAACCACTCCACTGACACCTGCGATCATTAAAAATGGAGATTGCCATCCCCAAATATTAGAAATATAAATTCCAATGGGCAGTCCAAACACTTGGCTTGCAGCAAAAGCCGTCATGATAAAACCCATAACTCTTCCTCTAACTTGTAAGGGAAATAAATCGGCAACGATCGCAAATGAAATCGAAGACAATACACCTGCAAACATCCCAGTTAAAATTCTTACAAAAAGTAAAAATTCATAATGTACGGCAATTCCGCAAAGAAAGGTAGCCACCACGAATCCAATATAAAAAAACAAAAGTAATTTTTTACGATCAAAACGATCGGCAAAACCAGCAGAAAGTAAACCTGATATTCCCGCACTAAATGCATAAGCAGAAACTACATATCCAAATTTTTCAGTTGGGATTTGTAGTTCACTCATGACCAAAACACCTAGTGGTGAGAGTATCATGAAATCTAGTACAACAGTGAATTGTAAAAAGGCTAATAAGCCAACGACAAAGATGTGGTAAGGTGTAAATTTAAAATCCATCTTACTCAATATATAATTTAGTATTACATAGAATGGCAATTCAATTTTAATGATTCTAAAAAAAGTAATCTTTACCTACTTGATTTCCTGCTCCAATAATTCCTTTAATTTGACCACCTGAGGGTGTTCAGGTGTAATCATTGCTAGCCGATGAAAAATCTTTTTGGCACGATCTCCATTCCCGATCAATCGGTAACATTCTACTAAATTGATCAGGTTCCTAATGTGTTTTGGATCTCTTGCACGTAATCTTTCCCCAAGGTCGATTGCTTTTTTAATGTTCTTTGATTTACGGTATGCGAAACTGAGTTGCAATAATATTTCATTGTCTGTCACAAAGAATGGAAAAATGGATTCTAAGGATTCCACAGCAACATCAAATTTTTTCAAGAGTAAAGAAATACGTGATTTTTCTCGTATTAAATTAATTCTGATATCATCATTTAACGACTCATTCGATAATAAGGATTCGATATTCTGGTATGCTTCTTCACCATTTCCAAGATCTAACAATAGTTTAACTTTAGCATATAAATAATCATCTGTTGATAAATTGGAGAGAGTGTCTTTTGAGACTCGTTTGAATGAACCTAACCATTCAATCCGTAATAATGTAAGATCATCCGAAAATGTTCCGACATCTAATAAATTTTCTACAAGTAAACTTAAATCACCATTTGATTTTTCAACTACTTGTAAAAACTTTGTTTCATCTTCATTGATTAGGCGATTTCCATCTCCACTTTCTTCTAAAACTAGATCATCTCTACCGTCCGATCCAATGAATAATATATCACCTTTTTCTAAAGGAAATATCCGGATTCTTACATCACCATCCATACCCTTTGTTCCAATTTTTCGAAGTTCCAATTCTTCCTCGATGAAAGAAGCCACACCATCACGATACAAAACTGTCCATGGATGTTCTGCATTCAAATAGTATAAAACACCTGTGTCTTCCTCAACAAGTCCTAAAACAACAGATACTAACATCGATCCATCGAATGACTCAAAGATGGTTTGTAATTCGTAAAAACATTCTTTGATCCAGCGTTCTGGTGATTTGTTTTGGTTATCCAAAATCATTTGAGTTCGTTTGATAAAGGATAAAAACACAACTCCTAAAACGAGTGCACCACCAGCACCTTGAATGGACTTACCCATAGCATCACCATTAATGAATACTAAATAAGATTTTCCATTTAAAGTTATGCTATCACTGATGATGATATCACCACCAATTTCTCTTTTTTTCCCACGAAACTCAAATTCCTTTTTTTGTTTTACATAAGATTGAAGCAAAACTTTTGTAGATTCAACTTTTGTTTGGCTAAGCGGATCTAATAGTAGAGATGTTAAAAAATAATCACCATCCTGTTGGACTTTAAGTTCCTGCACCTTTGTGAGAGTATTTTGTAATTCGTTTGTCCGCTCTTCTACTTTTTTCTCTAAACTCAAATTGAGTTCTTCCACCTGCCTATGCACTCGCAAAAAACGATTAGCCAAGACAACTGCAATGCCTAAAACAAAAACCAAAAAACCAAATCGTAATAAATTAAGATTTTGAATCGGAAGTAGTCCAGAAGCCCCTAATATATCCCAAGTTCCGGTACCAAGCAAAAACAAAACGCCTATTAACAGACG contains the following coding sequences:
- a CDS encoding chemotaxis protein CheA; the protein is MNREDLLLGFIQEGFELIEDCENAILAIEEIQNSHGNFDEELMNNLFRSVHTFKGSSGLLKLETLVKLTHEAETLMDLLRNQKLLPSDELTQVLIDTFDRMRVLLSKVETLKSNPEMDPPTETQIQALQGEINKLKQHSVVETVSEKPKKEKKIYEIFDEAEPPKETNKQSNVYEIFGEETNQTVHKNKKFEIFEEEPKQTQTEVASSNSKVERLGDQNKPVISNIRKEIKVANDKLDSLLDLVGELVIAESNVTQHPTIKSIRNESLNSALTRFHKILLDLQEVAFSTRMIPISGVFQKMSRLVRDLQKQSGKKVLLHIKGEDTEIDKSIVDLIADPIVHILRNSIDHGLESPEDRMNRGKSDTGNIFLSARQSVNEVWVMIRDDGRGLDRNKILEKAKQNGLISGDTSSLTDQEVFNLIFLPGLSTAKVVSDISGRGVGMDIVRQNIVKLGGKIEIHSQFGEGTTIVLRIPLSLGIMEGTVVRVGQKFFTIQTIELREFVSLRDKKEIELDEGQKVLDIRGTFIPIFNINQILNHKEQIIYDNEDPLMIILEYERKLIGIRVDEIIGNQNVVIKPLMGIMENAQGVNGFTILGNGNVSLILDVKSIFSKLELVGAS
- a CDS encoding protein-glutamate methylesterase/protein-glutamine glutaminase, which translates into the protein MIKLLIVDDQNIVRNVLSDTFKDDPTIKVIGTAANANEAQKLVESLRPDVISLDVVMPGMSGIEFLNWLMPKYPTPVIMLSTFTQSGADATLAALSNGAVDFVQKPDGSESDFLRMLKELTTKIKKYGTEVKLQKQSLFAKTTKLKFNEEKNNRIKIIAIGASTGGTQAIDYLLSRLPTNLPPIVIVQHMPEYFTSLFAMRLKATSGLNVIEASNGDILETGGVYLAPGDKHLLVRRLAGKMYLELETFEKVSGHRPSVDVMFDSIAKGKMGNHCVAVILTGMGRDGASGIKNIRTAGGFTIGQDEKSSVVYGMPKEAFLLGGISHQTPLVDIPQKIIQILET
- a CDS encoding SpoIIE family protein phosphatase: MKKTLYFICCFILFSHAIFALPIDLTKNWYVTKGFETTENPDGKKWKTLESLPLVSILSEFEWEKGKLRKVTMAKSFLLSQTDFQKTEDDAFSLHIPYISNYYEIYINQTLVSSNGKIKNETIEKSGYRRHILIRMKRNQLNIGQNQIRILIAAEEGEELNLYKLFNDYTANIDLASKHLKIEDEYETYMLLFLYIFVGIYHGLFYWKRKQETYNLFYALFSIFLAVYMIFRSQGVYSFGLEPFTQTKIEYFVVFLTPVWLLLFTDVFFRSKISIISKVYFTFSLVLAVGQIFVNRATSVTLLRIWQISVLVFGVILLYLMISAVRAKNKDAKRLLIGVLFLLGTGTWDILGASGLLPIQNLNLLRFGFLVFVLGIAVVLANRFLRVHRQVEELNLSLEKKVEERTNELQNTLTKVQELKVQQDGDYFLTSLLLDPLSQTKVESTKVLLQSYVKQKKEFEFRGKKREIGGDIIISDSITLNGKSYLVFINGDAMGKSIQGAGGALVLGVVFLSFIKRTQMILDNQNKSPERWIKECFYELQTIFESFDGSMLVSVVLGLVEEDTGVLYYLNAEHPWTVLYRDGVASFIEEELELRKIGTKGMDGDVRIRIFPLEKGDILFIGSDGRDDLVLEESGDGNRLINEDETKFLQVVEKSNGDLSLLVENLLDVGTFSDDLTLLRIEWLGSFKRVSKDTLSNLSTDDYLYAKVKLLLDLGNGEEAYQNIESLLSNESLNDDIRINLIREKSRISLLLKKFDVAVESLESIFPFFVTDNEILLQLSFAYRKSKNIKKAIDLGERLRARDPKHIRNLINLVECYRLIGNGDRAKKIFHRLAMITPEHPQVVKLKELLEQEIK
- a CDS encoding MFS transporter; translated protein: MDFKFTPYHIFVVGLLAFLQFTVVLDFMILSPLGVLVMSELQIPTEKFGYVVSAYAFSAGISGLLSAGFADRFDRKKLLLFFYIGFVVATFLCGIAVHYEFLLFVRILTGMFAGVLSSISFAIVADLFPLQVRGRVMGFIMTAFAASQVFGLPIGIYISNIWGWQSPFLMIAGVSGVVGFFIFFFLKPVTKHLDNKTDTHAFHHLVTTLTQPRYLPAFIATTLLATGGFMLMPFGSAFSVHNLGVRLEDLPFIYMVTGIVSMLGGPIMGRLSDSIGKYNMFFGASTIAAIIILYFTRLKVTPLPTVIIINSLLFVFIAARMISANAMNSAVPELHDRGAFMAISSSIQQISGGIAASVAGLIVIQTPSGYLERYEVLGYVVATAIVCTILLMYKVNEMISAKK
- a CDS encoding response regulator gives rise to the protein MAKKILLCDDAPTALKLMELILSGEGYEIYKAENAEQAMLSLEANGPFDGCVFDINMPGKNGIELSKEYLAHPKGQGGKILIVSTESSDYLRQAGKDAGVKAWIVKPFEDEDLIEVLNKIIG
- a CDS encoding chemotaxis protein CheD, whose protein sequence is MSTSTNSTNTQVKPIVYLNIGETFFSNGFHEIRTILGSCVSVCLFHEHTKFSAINHILLPKVSNVKEEQKSLRYGENSMENLISFFVKRQIPRFELKAKIFGGTQSPLFPNFTAGPKNIQFVTEYLNYEKIPIASQDIGGEFYRKLSFHTDSFDVYITKLNPQSIGDVSVQERHFETKVKERMLKKTMIYTFNQ